A genome region from Methanofollis sp. includes the following:
- a CDS encoding DNA-directed RNA polymerase subunit L, with the protein MDVKILEREEDKVRMVLKGEGHTFMNPLVEEILTDLSVDVARYEIKYQFSDPELLVTTRGGKDPITVILEACARTNAQCDELLAQIRAQKTA; encoded by the coding sequence ATGGATGTCAAGATCCTTGAGCGCGAAGAGGACAAGGTGCGGATGGTCCTGAAGGGAGAGGGTCACACCTTCATGAACCCCCTCGTCGAGGAGATCCTCACCGACCTCTCCGTCGACGTGGCACGATACGAAATAAAGTACCAGTTCTCCGATCCCGAACTCCTCGTCACAACCCGCGGCGGAAAGGATCCCATCACCGTGATTCTGGAGGCCTGCGCCCGCACGAACGCCCAGTGCGACGAACTCCTCGCCCAGATCCGGGCTCAAAAGACCGCATAA
- a CDS encoding class I SAM-dependent methyltransferase: protein MKRDAAGFDRIATRIFSPLYPVIAERLLIWSGKREGLCVDLGTGPGLLAVALARASEMDVLAFDLSAGMLGFAGEHIRDAGLEGRVFPLLGDVHALPFRDGAVDLFVSRGSIFFWEDRVRAFAEVHRTLAPGGVAYLGGSFGTRALQGEIFQKMREINPDWDRDVARRSGRAAPASLLPDLSRAGLHSARIKEDEAGFWVEIRKP, encoded by the coding sequence ATGAAGAGGGATGCGGCCGGCTTCGACCGGATCGCAACCCGCATCTTTTCTCCTCTCTATCCGGTGATCGCGGAGAGACTCCTTATCTGGTCGGGAAAAAGAGAAGGGCTTTGTGTCGACCTCGGTACAGGTCCCGGCCTCCTTGCCGTCGCTCTTGCCCGTGCCTCAGAGATGGACGTCCTCGCCTTCGACCTTTCCGCCGGGATGCTCGGCTTTGCCGGGGAGCACATCAGGGACGCCGGCCTTGAAGGCCGGGTCTTTCCTCTTCTCGGCGACGTCCACGCCCTTCCCTTCAGGGACGGCGCCGTCGACCTCTTCGTCTCCCGGGGTTCCATATTTTTCTGGGAAGACCGCGTCCGGGCCTTTGCGGAGGTGCACCGCACCCTTGCGCCGGGCGGCGTCGCCTATCTGGGCGGGAGTTTCGGGACACGGGCCCTGCAGGGGGAGATCTTTCAGAAAATGCGGGAGATAAACCCTGACTGGGACCGGGATGTTGCCAGGCGGAGCGGCCGTGCCGCCCCTGCCTCCCTTCTTCCCGACCTTTCCCGTGCCGGGCTTCATTCAGCCCGGATAAAAGAGGATGAGGCCGGGTTCTGGGTCGAGATCAGGAAACCCTGA
- a CDS encoding translation initiation factor IF-2 subunit beta, with amino-acid sequence MADPYEELLKKAYANITEIGPSAERFHIPEAKVYMEGKTTVIENFGDIAGYIRREPDHLMKYLVGELGTAGKIEGGRAVFNGKFEESVISSAIKNYVEDYVICSECGRPDTRLVKDDRILILRCDACGGHRPVRKRKARTEEPGSRLEEGAIVDVRIESISRRGDGVARIGKYIMYVSNARPGQTVKVKITRISGSIIFTERA; translated from the coding sequence ATGGCAGATCCCTATGAAGAGTTGCTGAAGAAAGCCTACGCCAATATCACCGAAATCGGCCCGAGCGCCGAGCGGTTTCATATTCCCGAGGCGAAGGTCTACATGGAGGGCAAGACCACCGTCATCGAGAACTTCGGGGACATCGCCGGATATATCAGGCGAGAGCCCGACCACCTGATGAAATATCTCGTCGGCGAGCTTGGTACGGCAGGAAAGATCGAGGGCGGCCGCGCGGTCTTCAACGGGAAATTCGAGGAGTCGGTGATCTCCTCGGCGATCAAGAACTATGTCGAAGACTATGTGATCTGTTCAGAGTGCGGGCGGCCTGACACGAGACTTGTCAAGGACGACCGCATCCTCATCCTGAGGTGCGACGCCTGCGGCGGCCACCGGCCGGTGAGGAAGCGCAAGGCACGGACAGAGGAACCGGGCAGCCGTCTCGAGGAGGGCGCGATCGTGGACGTCAGGATCGAGTCCATCTCCAGGCGCGGCGACGGCGTGGCACGGATCGGGAAATACATCATGTATGTCTCGAACGCCCGCCCGGGTCAGACTGTCAAGGTCAAGATCACCAGAATATCGGGATCGATCATCTTCACCGAGCGGGCCTGA